Proteins encoded by one window of Streptomyces sp. NBC_01477:
- a CDS encoding bifunctional glycosyltransferase/CDP-glycerol:glycerophosphate glycerophosphotransferase, with amino-acid sequence MTPRLSVVVPVYNVELFLDECLQSLADQTFTDWEAVVVDDGSTDSSLEIAHKWAAKESRIRVVEQRNAGLGAARNTGVRHISDGSEFLAFVDSDDVVVSNAYQRCITSLDKTGSDFVSGNVDILVAGETSPSTLHAKRLNKPRERTHISRDKGLLYDRTAWNKVFRRTFWDEHEFSFPVGILYEDAPVTIPAHFRAKAVDVLNEPIYLWRQRTAGAPSITQKRTEPKSVRDRITSFDSVSRFLAAQPGAKYRGYKRWYDEAAITDELPLFWNVLSEAGEEFRHEFMTGSKDFLSRVDPEVLTALPVPMRLKCHFITEGLIDDILELVQYERDFGKAIPVARSGLRHFADYPQLHDRQVPVPREVLRLNQELAMRARAATVEWQQGRLHVSGYAYIRNLEVQRPGGSLRMALLREAGSRRSVVARMRRTHAPDATVSSWQSLHGYDWSGFTFTLDPDKLKHRGAWQEGTWRLTVGAVEQGLARRSRIKAGLSESAESPAAHWVAPDVRVVPYISDDHLYIRVEQVRARLTGHDVTGREIRIEGTLSGEDVTDGSVLRVTQGSTGDSFDVPVVLHTQGDGSRTFTATVGAASLDVPGRDSANPDRTETWTLELAAPGGASYPIAVAGGEQTPARQYPIGGQDELAWGDRAVYVTGSPAGALVLRTQPVQGLADTVTRSAQDTLLVEGTLPCVPERPLSLVLRHSRQAEEHVYPVTVTGDRFRAEFRPVPASTLSGPRPLRTGQWYVFLREEGSHDSYPVRITAGVRPDLPIALVANGRGYTVGSRYFDRLCVGSDTDLNDEEAGRYRQRQLRTEVYEGARTAPLKNQVMYASFNGRQYSDSPRAVYEELVRRGSDLEHLWVVQDGQADVPPGATALRCWSKEWYAALGESRYVVFNSHLPHWINRREGQVIVQTWHGTPLKRIAHDIDSVQFADRQYLAKVSEETPHWSFLVSPNRFSTPIMKRAFAYDGEILESGYPRNDLLRAPDQEERARAVREAIGLPEGKRVVLYAPTWRDDQFYRAGNYKFDMRIDLEEAARTLGDDHVLLVRKHANIVDSVPGAGNGFVWDVSDYPEIGELFLISDILITDYSSLMFDFANTGRPMLFFTYDLEHYRDRLRGFYFDFEEKAPGPLIHTSDELIAALRNIDSTADQYAGAYQAFQDLFCDLDDGHAADRVIDRMVQLASAPSSSPSIAESR; translated from the coding sequence ATGACTCCGCGTCTCTCGGTGGTAGTCCCTGTCTACAACGTGGAGTTGTTCCTCGACGAATGCCTTCAGTCACTCGCCGACCAGACGTTCACGGACTGGGAGGCCGTCGTCGTGGACGACGGTTCCACCGACAGCAGCCTGGAGATCGCACACAAGTGGGCGGCCAAGGAATCCCGCATCCGTGTGGTGGAACAGCGGAACGCCGGCCTGGGCGCGGCCAGGAACACCGGCGTACGGCACATCAGTGACGGCAGCGAATTCCTGGCGTTCGTCGACAGCGACGACGTCGTGGTGTCCAACGCGTATCAGCGGTGCATAACAAGTCTCGACAAGACCGGATCCGATTTCGTCTCCGGCAACGTGGACATCCTGGTCGCGGGCGAGACGTCCCCTTCCACCCTGCACGCGAAGCGGCTGAACAAGCCGCGTGAGCGCACACATATCTCCCGCGACAAGGGGCTCCTCTACGACCGCACCGCCTGGAACAAGGTATTCCGCCGGACGTTCTGGGACGAGCACGAATTCTCCTTCCCGGTCGGAATCCTTTACGAGGACGCGCCCGTCACGATTCCCGCCCACTTCCGGGCGAAGGCCGTCGACGTCCTCAACGAGCCGATCTACCTGTGGCGGCAGCGGACCGCGGGAGCCCCCTCGATCACGCAGAAGCGGACCGAGCCGAAGTCGGTGCGCGACCGCATCACCTCCTTCGACTCGGTGAGCCGCTTCCTGGCCGCCCAGCCGGGCGCGAAGTACCGCGGCTACAAGCGCTGGTACGACGAGGCCGCGATCACCGACGAGCTGCCGCTGTTCTGGAACGTCCTCAGCGAGGCCGGCGAGGAGTTCCGCCACGAGTTCATGACCGGCAGCAAGGACTTCCTCAGCCGGGTCGACCCCGAGGTGCTGACGGCCCTGCCGGTGCCGATGCGGCTGAAGTGCCACTTCATCACCGAAGGCCTCATCGACGACATACTGGAACTCGTCCAGTACGAGCGGGACTTCGGCAAGGCGATCCCGGTGGCCCGCAGCGGCCTGCGGCACTTCGCCGACTATCCCCAGCTGCACGACCGCCAGGTCCCCGTGCCGCGCGAGGTGCTGCGGCTGAACCAGGAGCTGGCCATGCGGGCGCGGGCCGCGACCGTCGAGTGGCAGCAGGGCAGGCTGCACGTCAGCGGCTACGCCTACATCCGCAACCTGGAGGTGCAGCGGCCCGGCGGGTCGCTGCGGATGGCGCTGCTGCGCGAGGCGGGCAGCCGGCGCAGCGTCGTCGCCCGGATGCGCCGCACCCACGCGCCCGACGCCACGGTGTCGTCCTGGCAGTCGCTGCACGGCTACGACTGGTCGGGGTTCACCTTCACCCTGGACCCGGACAAGCTCAAGCACCGCGGGGCCTGGCAGGAGGGCACCTGGCGGCTGACCGTGGGCGCGGTGGAACAGGGCCTGGCCCGCCGCAGCCGCATCAAGGCCGGCCTGTCGGAGAGCGCCGAGAGCCCCGCCGCCCACTGGGTCGCCCCCGATGTGCGGGTGGTGCCGTACATCTCCGACGATCACCTGTACATCCGGGTGGAGCAGGTACGGGCCCGGCTCACCGGCCATGACGTCACCGGCCGGGAGATCCGGATCGAGGGCACGCTCAGCGGCGAGGACGTGACGGACGGATCCGTGCTGCGCGTCACCCAGGGCTCCACCGGCGACTCCTTCGACGTGCCCGTCGTGCTGCACACGCAGGGCGACGGCAGCCGCACCTTCACCGCGACCGTCGGCGCCGCGTCGCTCGACGTCCCCGGCCGCGACTCGGCCAACCCCGACCGCACCGAGACCTGGACGCTGGAGCTGGCGGCGCCCGGCGGCGCGTCCTACCCGATCGCGGTGGCCGGCGGCGAGCAGACCCCGGCCCGGCAGTACCCGATCGGCGGGCAGGACGAACTCGCCTGGGGCGACCGGGCCGTCTACGTCACCGGCAGCCCGGCCGGCGCCCTGGTGCTGCGCACGCAGCCGGTCCAGGGCCTGGCCGACACGGTCACCCGGTCGGCGCAGGACACCCTGCTGGTGGAGGGCACCCTGCCCTGCGTACCGGAGCGCCCGCTGAGCCTGGTGCTGCGGCACAGCCGGCAGGCCGAGGAGCACGTCTACCCGGTCACCGTGACGGGCGACCGCTTCCGCGCCGAGTTCCGGCCCGTGCCGGCGAGCACGCTGAGCGGCCCCCGGCCGCTGCGCACCGGCCAGTGGTACGTCTTCCTGCGCGAGGAGGGCAGCCACGACAGCTACCCGGTGCGCATCACCGCAGGAGTGCGGCCCGACCTGCCGATCGCCCTGGTGGCCAACGGCCGCGGCTACACCGTCGGCAGCCGCTACTTCGACCGGCTGTGCGTCGGCTCCGACACCGACCTCAACGACGAGGAGGCCGGGCGCTACCGGCAGCGGCAGCTGCGTACCGAGGTCTACGAGGGCGCGAGGACCGCGCCGCTCAAGAACCAGGTGATGTACGCCAGCTTCAACGGCCGGCAGTATTCCGACTCCCCGCGGGCTGTCTACGAGGAGCTGGTCCGCCGGGGCAGCGACCTGGAGCACCTGTGGGTCGTCCAGGACGGCCAGGCCGACGTGCCGCCCGGCGCCACCGCGCTGCGCTGCTGGAGCAAGGAGTGGTACGCCGCGCTCGGCGAGAGCCGCTACGTCGTCTTCAACTCGCACCTGCCGCACTGGATCAACCGCCGCGAGGGCCAGGTGATCGTCCAGACCTGGCACGGCACCCCGCTCAAGCGGATCGCGCACGACATCGACAGCGTGCAGTTCGCCGACCGCCAGTACCTGGCGAAGGTGTCGGAGGAGACCCCGCACTGGAGTTTCCTGGTCTCCCCGAACCGCTTCAGCACACCGATCATGAAGCGGGCCTTCGCCTACGACGGGGAGATCCTGGAATCGGGCTACCCGCGCAACGACCTGCTGCGCGCGCCGGACCAGGAGGAGCGGGCGCGGGCGGTCCGCGAAGCCATCGGGCTGCCCGAGGGCAAGCGGGTCGTGCTGTACGCGCCGACCTGGCGTGACGACCAGTTCTACCGGGCCGGGAACTACAAGTTCGACATGCGGATCGACCTCGAAGAGGCGGCCCGCACCCTCGGCGACGACCACGTCCTGCTGGTCCGCAAGCACGCGAACATCGTGGACTCGGTCCCCGGCGCGGGCAACGGCTTCGTGTGGGACGTCTCCGACTATCCCGAGATCGGCGAGCTGTTCCTCATCTCGGACATCCTGATCACCGACTACTCGTCCCTGATGTTCGACTTCGCGAACACCGGCCGGCCGATGCTCTTCTTCACCTACGACCTGGAGCACTACCGGGACCGGCTGCGCGGTTTCTATTTCGACTTCGAGGAGAAGGCACCCGGGCCGCTGATCCACACTTCCGACGAATTGATCGCGGCACTTCGCAATATCGACAGCACTGCGGATCAATATGCCGGCGCATATCAGGCGTTCCAGGACCTCTTCTGCGACCTCGATGACGGGCACGCTGCGGATCGCGTCATCGACCGTATGGTCCAGCTCGCCTCCGCTCCGTCTTCCAGCCCATCCATTGCGGAGTCCCGTTGA
- a CDS encoding bifunctional glycosyltransferase/CDP-glycerol:glycerophosphate glycerophosphotransferase yields the protein MPSQPHAPRFSIIVPAHGVEAYVRDCLDSLLQQSFEDFEIIAVDDCSPDASGEIMDEYAAADPRVVSLRLPENVGLGRARNAGMAKASGSYLLFIDSDDTVLPGSLAAIDRRLKDTGDPELLVFDYARTTWDGRTVRNKRADVLSGAAKPVVTLEEHPDLLALLQVAWNKAYRRDFIERWGLEFPPGYYEDTPWTYPVLIAAESIALLDRVCVHYRQRRQGSILHSTSRKHFDVIDQYERTFGFIDANPRFDAWRPRLHELMRNHYRTVEKSPGRLPAGDLAEFRTRSAQSLAAHLPAGGPQAAAAAPAAGKRAAKAPARRLLRRAKKTAAPLKRPLRTSVLRTYYRLQRMLPVRDDLAVFAAYWNTGYACNPAAVHRKLLELAPDVRTVWVLKSGVRATLPRGTARVHPGSFAYWRAMARAKYLVNNVNFGNSWVKRPGQVHLQTHHGTPLKRMGIDLAEYPTALGAMELTDLMRRVDKWDYSLTANSYTTKIWDRSYPASYEPLELGYPRNDVLVTADRAAVTEARRALDLPEGATVILYAPTHRDYLGQLHFPIDLEQFVERLPAGHVVLARGHYYYKDDSAAAGATGKARLVDVSGHSDVEQLYLAADCLLTDYSSAMFDYANLDRPIVVYANDWDLYRTTRGTYFDIHKQPPGPVVSTEDELVGLFRSGGWDTEEHAQERARFRARFCEFDDGFAAERVVRRFFLGQEAVPPVVSLSDRPAPPRP from the coding sequence ATGCCCTCTCAGCCCCACGCGCCGCGGTTCAGCATCATTGTCCCTGCCCACGGCGTCGAGGCGTACGTGCGGGACTGTCTGGACTCACTGCTCCAGCAGTCGTTCGAGGACTTCGAGATCATCGCGGTCGACGACTGCTCCCCCGACGCCTCCGGGGAGATCATGGACGAGTATGCGGCGGCCGACCCGCGGGTCGTCTCGCTGCGGCTGCCGGAGAACGTCGGCCTCGGCCGGGCCAGGAACGCCGGAATGGCCAAGGCCTCCGGCAGCTACCTGCTGTTCATCGACAGCGACGACACGGTGCTGCCCGGCTCGCTCGCGGCGATCGACCGGCGGCTCAAGGACACCGGCGACCCCGAGCTGCTGGTCTTCGACTACGCCCGGACCACCTGGGACGGCCGCACGGTACGCAACAAGCGCGCGGACGTGCTGTCCGGCGCCGCCAAGCCCGTGGTGACGCTGGAGGAGCACCCCGACCTGCTGGCCCTGCTCCAGGTCGCCTGGAACAAGGCCTACCGGCGGGACTTCATCGAGCGCTGGGGCCTGGAGTTCCCGCCGGGCTACTACGAGGACACCCCCTGGACGTACCCGGTGCTCATCGCCGCGGAGAGCATCGCGCTGCTCGACCGGGTGTGCGTGCACTACCGGCAGCGGCGGCAGGGCAGCATCCTGCACAGCACGAGCCGCAAGCACTTCGACGTCATCGACCAGTACGAGCGGACCTTCGGCTTCATCGACGCCAATCCGCGGTTCGACGCGTGGCGGCCTCGGCTGCACGAACTGATGCGCAACCACTACCGCACGGTGGAGAAGTCGCCCGGCCGCCTGCCGGCCGGCGACCTGGCGGAATTCCGCACCCGCAGCGCGCAGTCGCTGGCCGCCCACCTGCCGGCCGGCGGGCCGCAGGCCGCCGCGGCGGCGCCCGCGGCCGGCAAGCGGGCCGCCAAGGCACCCGCCCGGCGGCTGCTGCGGCGGGCCAAGAAGACGGCGGCGCCGCTGAAGCGGCCACTGCGGACGTCGGTCCTGCGCACGTACTACCGGCTCCAGCGGATGCTGCCGGTCCGGGACGACCTGGCGGTCTTCGCGGCCTACTGGAACACCGGCTACGCCTGCAACCCGGCCGCGGTGCACCGCAAGCTGCTCGAACTCGCGCCGGACGTCCGTACCGTCTGGGTGCTCAAGTCCGGTGTGCGGGCGACGCTGCCGCGCGGTACGGCCCGGGTGCACCCGGGATCCTTCGCGTACTGGAGGGCGATGGCGCGGGCGAAGTATCTCGTCAACAACGTGAACTTCGGCAACAGCTGGGTCAAGCGGCCGGGCCAGGTGCACCTGCAGACGCACCACGGCACCCCGCTCAAGCGGATGGGCATCGACCTGGCGGAGTATCCGACCGCGCTCGGCGCGATGGAGCTGACCGACCTGATGCGCCGGGTCGACAAGTGGGACTACAGCCTCACCGCGAACAGCTACACCACCAAGATCTGGGACCGCAGCTATCCGGCGTCCTACGAGCCGCTGGAGCTCGGCTACCCGCGCAACGACGTGCTCGTCACCGCGGACCGGGCGGCCGTGACCGAGGCCCGGCGCGCGCTGGACCTGCCCGAGGGCGCCACCGTGATCCTCTACGCGCCGACCCACCGCGACTACCTGGGTCAGCTGCACTTCCCGATAGACCTGGAGCAGTTCGTCGAGCGGCTGCCGGCCGGCCATGTGGTGCTGGCCCGCGGCCACTACTACTACAAGGACGACAGCGCGGCGGCCGGCGCGACCGGCAAGGCCCGGCTGGTCGACGTCAGCGGCCACTCCGACGTGGAGCAGCTCTACCTGGCGGCGGACTGCCTGCTCACGGATTATTCGTCGGCGATGTTCGACTATGCCAACCTCGACCGCCCGATCGTCGTCTATGCCAATGACTGGGATCTCTACCGGACGACGCGGGGGACGTATTTCGACATCCACAAGCAGCCGCCGGGGCCGGTCGTCAGCACCGAGGACGAGCTCGTCGGCCTGTTCAGGTCGGGCGGGTGGGACACCGAGGAGCACGCACAGGAACGGGCGCGGTTCCGGGCCCGGTTCTGTGAGTTCGACGACGGTTTCGCGGCCGAACGCGTGGTACGAAGGTTCTTCCTCGGCCAGGAGGCCGTGCCACCGGTCGTATCATTGTCGGACCGTCCGGCGCCGCCTCGGCCGTGA
- a CDS encoding glycosyltransferase family 2 protein has product MDTIDIMLPHYGDTGLLQLAVQSILDQSDKDWRLTVVDDGREPGVAEWFASLGDERVRYQRNERNLGITRNFRKCVDLVEHAHFVMMGSDDLMLPDYVATIRSMAAAAPDAAMYQPGVQVIDERGEPVKTLVDEVKRRLYAPDATRARVLEGEPLATNLLSGNWLYFPSVCWRSDIVKKINFREDLSVIQDLALVIDLVQRGEQLAVDPTVCFRYRRHTSSLSSHEAMSGARFGEARRYFLGVADVLDEHGWHKAARAARRHVSMRLHALSMVPGALRARQFGAFRTLLTHAFAGGRKQPAAGQE; this is encoded by the coding sequence ATGGACACGATCGACATCATGCTGCCGCACTACGGGGACACCGGGCTGCTGCAGCTGGCGGTACAGAGCATCCTCGACCAGTCCGACAAGGACTGGCGGCTGACCGTCGTGGACGACGGCCGCGAGCCCGGCGTCGCCGAGTGGTTCGCAAGCCTGGGCGACGAGCGGGTGCGCTACCAGCGCAATGAGCGCAACCTCGGCATCACCCGCAACTTCCGCAAGTGCGTGGACCTGGTCGAGCACGCCCACTTCGTCATGATGGGCAGCGACGACCTGATGCTGCCCGACTACGTCGCCACGATCCGCTCGATGGCCGCCGCGGCGCCGGACGCCGCGATGTACCAGCCGGGTGTGCAGGTCATCGACGAGCGCGGCGAGCCGGTGAAGACCCTGGTCGACGAGGTGAAGCGGCGGCTGTACGCGCCGGACGCGACCAGGGCCCGCGTCCTCGAAGGCGAGCCGCTGGCCACCAACCTGCTCAGCGGGAACTGGCTGTACTTCCCCTCGGTGTGCTGGCGGTCCGACATCGTCAAGAAGATCAACTTCCGCGAGGACCTGTCGGTCATCCAGGACCTGGCGCTGGTCATCGACCTGGTGCAGCGCGGCGAGCAGCTGGCCGTCGACCCCACCGTCTGCTTCCGCTACCGCAGGCACACCAGCAGCCTGTCCTCGCACGAGGCGATGTCGGGCGCCCGCTTCGGCGAGGCGCGCCGCTACTTCCTCGGTGTGGCGGACGTGCTGGACGAGCACGGCTGGCACAAGGCGGCGCGGGCCGCCAGACGGCACGTGTCCATGCGGCTGCACGCCCTGAGCATGGTGCCCGGCGCGCTGCGCGCCCGTCAGTTCGGCGCGTTCAGGACGCTGCTGACGCACGCCTTCGCCGGGGGCCGCAAGCAGCCGGCCGCCGGGCAGGAGTAG
- a CDS encoding glycosyltransferase family 2 protein codes for MIDGKRVLIILPAWMEAEGVAGVIKEVRATLPGADTVVVDDGSPDETSRVALGAGARVLRLPYNLGVGGAMRLGYRYAADHNYDVAIQVDADGQHDPRCVPQLLKELEHADLVIGARFAGEGDYSVRGPRKWAMKVLAAVLSRMAHTRLTDVTSGFRACNRDLLSQFARTYPMEYLGDTVESTVSAIRAGYTVRQVPVAMRERIAGTPSQSPLRAMMYLLRIGLILVVALGRKVDMQQPSVTTGR; via the coding sequence GTGATCGACGGCAAGCGCGTGCTGATCATCCTGCCGGCCTGGATGGAGGCCGAGGGCGTGGCAGGGGTGATCAAGGAAGTCAGGGCGACCCTGCCGGGCGCCGACACCGTCGTCGTGGACGACGGCTCACCCGACGAGACGTCACGGGTGGCACTGGGCGCGGGCGCGCGGGTGCTGCGGCTGCCGTACAACCTGGGCGTCGGCGGCGCGATGCGGCTGGGCTACCGGTACGCCGCCGACCACAACTACGACGTGGCCATCCAGGTGGACGCCGACGGCCAGCACGACCCGCGGTGCGTCCCGCAGCTGCTCAAGGAGCTGGAGCACGCCGACCTGGTCATCGGCGCCCGGTTCGCGGGCGAGGGCGACTACTCGGTGCGCGGCCCGCGCAAGTGGGCGATGAAGGTGCTGGCCGCCGTGCTGTCCCGGATGGCCCACACCAGGCTGACCGATGTGACCTCCGGCTTCCGCGCCTGCAACCGCGACCTGCTGAGCCAGTTCGCGCGCACGTATCCGATGGAGTACCTGGGCGACACGGTGGAGAGCACGGTGTCGGCGATACGGGCCGGCTACACGGTCCGGCAGGTCCCGGTCGCCATGCGCGAGCGAATAGCGGGGACACCGAGCCAGTCACCGCTGCGCGCCATGATGTACCTGCTGCGGATCGGCCTGATCCTGGTGGTCGCGCTGGGCCGCAAGGTCGACATGCAGCAGCCGTCCGTCACGACGGGACGGTAA
- a CDS encoding DUF2304 domain-containing protein, with protein sequence MKLWILTSLTGVVLVLIIAEMLRRRKLKEKYAALWMVTGVLIIPLGFFPRGLDSVAETVGVRSGVSFILFLSVVFLFMVCLQLSWEVGHLEEETRTLAEEIALIRGASKQPDDTPRPPVTAAAATAPPSAPNPSETGAAS encoded by the coding sequence ATGAAGTTGTGGATCCTCACCTCCTTGACGGGGGTCGTGCTGGTTCTGATCATCGCCGAGATGCTGCGCCGGCGGAAGCTCAAGGAGAAATACGCCGCGCTGTGGATGGTGACCGGCGTTCTCATCATTCCGCTGGGATTCTTTCCCCGGGGTCTGGACTCGGTGGCCGAGACCGTCGGCGTCCGGTCCGGTGTGAGCTTCATCCTCTTCCTGAGCGTCGTCTTCCTCTTCATGGTCTGCCTCCAGCTCAGCTGGGAAGTCGGCCACCTGGAGGAGGAGACCCGCACGCTGGCCGAGGAGATCGCCCTCATCCGGGGCGCGTCCAAGCAGCCGGACGACACTCCCCGCCCACCGGTGACGGCCGCCGCCGCGACGGCGCCCCCGTCCGCCCCCAACCCGAGCGAGACCGGAGCGGCGTCGTGA
- the rfbD gene encoding dTDP-4-dehydrorhamnose reductase has product MTRWLVTGAGGMLGRDLIDVLGRAPGADPTALTRADLDITDAAAADAAVAGHDIVVNAAAWTDVDGAEADEAAATRVNGDGVRRLAEACARHGLPLLQPSTDYVFPGDADRPYAEDAPTAPLNAYGRGKLAGERAVLDLLPERGYVVRTAWLYGAHGRNFVTTMLTLAEQRETLDVVDDQLGQPTWTRSLAVRLLALGEAALAGRAPAGVYHGTASGSTTWFGLARAAFALHGLDPERVRPTTSERFVRPARRPSYSVLGHDRWAAAGLDPMPDWHTDLAAAIPGLSAALAAPRAAR; this is encoded by the coding sequence ATGACACGCTGGCTGGTCACCGGAGCGGGCGGCATGCTCGGCCGGGATCTGATCGATGTGCTCGGCCGGGCGCCGGGCGCCGACCCGACCGCCCTGACCCGCGCTGACCTCGACATCACCGACGCGGCCGCGGCCGACGCGGCGGTCGCCGGCCACGACATCGTGGTCAACGCCGCCGCCTGGACGGACGTGGACGGCGCCGAGGCCGACGAGGCCGCCGCCACCCGCGTCAACGGCGACGGTGTCCGCCGGCTCGCCGAGGCCTGCGCCCGGCACGGCCTGCCGCTGCTCCAGCCGTCCACCGACTACGTCTTCCCCGGCGACGCCGACCGGCCGTACGCCGAGGACGCCCCCACCGCACCGCTCAACGCCTACGGCCGCGGCAAGCTGGCCGGCGAGCGGGCGGTGCTCGACCTGCTGCCGGAGCGCGGCTACGTGGTCCGCACCGCGTGGCTGTACGGGGCGCACGGCCGCAACTTCGTCACCACCATGCTGACCCTCGCAGAACAGCGGGAGACCCTCGACGTGGTGGACGACCAGCTCGGGCAGCCGACCTGGACGCGCTCGCTGGCGGTACGCCTGCTGGCACTCGGCGAGGCCGCGCTGGCCGGCCGGGCGCCCGCGGGCGTCTACCACGGCACCGCGTCGGGCAGTACGACCTGGTTCGGCCTGGCCCGCGCCGCGTTCGCCCTGCACGGCCTGGACCCGGAGCGGGTGCGCCCCACCACCTCGGAGCGCTTCGTACGCCCGGCCCGCCGCCCCTCGTACAGCGTGCTCGGCCACGACCGCTGGGCCGCGGCGGGGCTCGACCCGATGCCCGACTGGCACACGGACCTGGCCGCCGCGATACCCGGCCTCAGCGCCGCCCTGGCCGCGCCGCGGGCCGCCCGATGA
- the rfbB gene encoding dTDP-glucose 4,6-dehydratase produces MRILVTGGAGFIGSQFVRATLLGELPSGPGTRVTVLDNLTYSGNEANLAPVAGHEGYTFVHGDIRDRSVVDAVMAGQDAVVHFAAESHVDRSIADASPFVTTNVLGTQVLLDAALRHKVGRFAHVSTDEVYGSITEGSWTEQWPLAPNSPYSASKAASDLMALAYHRTHGLDVTVTRCSNNYGRYHFPEKMIPLFVTNLLDGRKVPLYGDGRNIRDWLHVSDHCRGIDLVLHKGRSGEVYNIGGGTEVTNRELTERLLAAFGAGWDQVEHVEDRKGHDLRYSLSIDKIREELGYEPLTGFDEGLADTVAWYRDNRQWWEPLKEKAELSA; encoded by the coding sequence ATGAGAATTCTCGTCACCGGCGGTGCCGGATTCATCGGTTCCCAGTTCGTCCGGGCCACGCTCCTCGGCGAGCTGCCGTCCGGTCCTGGCACCCGGGTCACCGTTCTGGACAACCTCACGTACTCGGGCAACGAGGCGAACCTCGCCCCGGTCGCCGGCCACGAGGGCTACACCTTCGTCCACGGCGACATCCGTGACCGGTCGGTGGTGGACGCGGTGATGGCGGGCCAGGACGCGGTCGTGCACTTCGCCGCCGAGTCGCACGTCGACCGCTCGATCGCCGACGCGTCACCCTTCGTGACCACCAACGTGCTCGGCACCCAGGTGCTGCTCGACGCGGCACTGCGGCACAAGGTCGGCCGGTTCGCCCATGTGTCGACCGACGAGGTCTACGGCTCGATCACCGAGGGCAGCTGGACCGAGCAGTGGCCGCTGGCCCCCAACTCGCCGTACTCCGCCTCCAAGGCGGCCTCCGACCTGATGGCGCTGGCCTACCACCGCACCCACGGCCTCGATGTGACCGTCACCCGGTGTTCGAACAACTACGGGCGCTACCACTTCCCCGAGAAGATGATCCCGCTGTTCGTCACCAATCTGCTGGACGGCCGCAAGGTGCCGCTGTACGGCGACGGCCGCAACATACGGGACTGGCTGCACGTCTCCGACCACTGCCGCGGCATCGACCTGGTGCTGCACAAGGGCCGGTCCGGCGAGGTCTACAACATCGGCGGCGGCACCGAGGTGACCAACCGTGAGCTGACCGAGCGGCTGCTCGCGGCCTTCGGGGCCGGCTGGGACCAGGTCGAGCACGTCGAGGACCGCAAGGGCCACGACCTGCGCTATTCGCTGAGCATCGACAAGATCCGCGAGGAACTGGGGTACGAGCCCCTTACCGGCTTCGACGAGGGCCTGGCCGACACCGTCGCCTGGTACCGGGACAACCGCCAGTGGTGGGAGCCCCTCAAGGAAAAGGCGGAACTGTCGGCATGA
- the rfbA gene encoding glucose-1-phosphate thymidylyltransferase RfbA, with the protein MRGILLAGGTGSRLWPITKAVSKQLMPVFDKPMVYYPLSTLIMAGIKDILVITTPDDRAQFERLLGDGSQFGLDIRFAAQEKPAGIAEAFIIGAEFIGDDSVALILGDNIFHGTGLGTQLRSYREPDGGVVFAYAVSNPSDYGVVEFDADGVARSIEEKPAKPRSRYAVPGLYFYDREVVPIARRLTPSARGELEISHVNQEYLERGRLKVSVLDRGTVWLDTGTFHSLVQASEYVRVVEERQGFKIGCVEEAAWRAGLLDDAALRALAEPLCKSGYGDYLLEILEHPQH; encoded by the coding sequence ATGCGTGGAATCCTGCTCGCCGGCGGCACCGGGTCTCGTTTGTGGCCGATCACCAAGGCCGTCTCGAAGCAGCTCATGCCGGTCTTCGACAAACCGATGGTCTATTACCCGCTGTCCACTCTCATTATGGCGGGCATCAAGGACATCCTGGTCATCACGACGCCGGACGACCGGGCGCAGTTCGAGCGGCTGCTCGGCGACGGCTCCCAGTTCGGTCTGGACATCCGGTTCGCCGCCCAGGAGAAGCCCGCCGGTATCGCCGAGGCATTCATCATCGGCGCGGAATTCATCGGTGACGACTCCGTCGCCCTCATCCTCGGCGACAACATCTTCCACGGCACCGGCCTGGGCACCCAGTTGCGCAGCTACCGGGAGCCGGACGGCGGCGTCGTCTTCGCGTACGCCGTCTCCAACCCCTCCGACTACGGAGTGGTGGAGTTCGACGCGGACGGCGTGGCGCGGTCCATCGAGGAGAAGCCGGCGAAGCCGCGGTCCCGCTACGCGGTGCCCGGTCTGTACTTCTACGACCGGGAGGTCGTGCCGATAGCCCGCCGGCTGACCCCCAGCGCCCGCGGGGAGCTGGAGATCTCGCACGTCAACCAGGAGTACCTGGAGCGCGGCAGGCTCAAGGTGTCCGTCCTGGACCGCGGCACGGTCTGGCTCGACACCGGCACCTTCCACTCCCTGGTCCAGGCCTCCGAGTACGTCCGGGTGGTCGAGGAGCGGCAGGGCTTCAAGATCGGCTGCGTCGAGGAGGCCGCCTGGCGCGCCGGGCTGCTGGACGACGCGGCGCTGCGGGCGCTCGCCGAGCCGCTGTGCAAGAGCGGCTACGGCGACTATCTGCTGGAGATCCTGGAGCACCCGCAGCACTGA